A stretch of Pseudolysobacter antarcticus DNA encodes these proteins:
- a CDS encoding UbiA family prenyltransferase produces MTANARNYVRIVRHFVSTRALEVLALQASPMLGIFLGGYSIERRGVVPLGLLLLGSCALTAHIFIFNDWAGYAGDLRDPLRAPHVFSRQGISRREVLSAAIVLLVLATIAFAAVGLPALLLGAAIAALGLLYSASPVFGKSTPIAASVNHLVGGMLHFLLGYTLAQALDPNGLCIGLFFGLVFAAGHLNQEVRDYDGDLLNGIRTNAVVFGRRPAFLASLFVFTAAYAMLIGLAALGMLPRVLLWSVVVWLLHLACAAQALRRGLSFETAVWMQQRYRWLFALIGLAIVIGQA; encoded by the coding sequence ATGACCGCAAACGCACGAAACTACGTGCGCATCGTGCGCCACTTTGTCTCCACTCGCGCATTGGAGGTGCTCGCCCTGCAGGCATCGCCGATGCTCGGCATTTTCCTCGGCGGCTACAGTATCGAACGCCGTGGCGTTGTCCCGCTCGGCTTGCTGCTGCTCGGCAGCTGCGCGCTCACGGCGCACATTTTCATCTTCAACGATTGGGCCGGCTACGCGGGCGATCTTCGCGATCCGCTGCGTGCGCCGCACGTTTTCAGTCGCCAAGGCATCAGCAGGCGCGAGGTCTTGAGCGCCGCCATTGTCCTGCTCGTCCTCGCGACCATCGCGTTCGCTGCCGTCGGCCTACCGGCGTTGCTGCTCGGCGCCGCGATCGCCGCACTCGGCTTGCTGTACTCGGCTTCGCCGGTTTTCGGCAAGAGCACGCCGATCGCGGCATCGGTCAATCATCTGGTCGGCGGCATGCTGCACTTCCTGCTCGGCTACACCTTGGCACAAGCGCTCGATCCGAACGGTCTGTGCATCGGCCTCTTTTTCGGCCTCGTATTTGCCGCGGGCCATCTCAATCAGGAAGTGCGTGACTACGATGGCGACCTGCTCAACGGGATACGCACGAACGCCGTGGTGTTCGGCCGCCGCCCCGCGTTCCTCGCCAGCCTGTTTGTGTTCACGGCAGCCTATGCGATGCTCATCGGTTTGGCAGCCCTCGGCATGCTGCCGCGGGTGCTGCTTTGGAGCGTCGTTGTTTGGCTGCTGCACCTGGCGTGCGCCGCGCAGGCGTTGCGGCGTGGTCTGAGTTTTGAAACCGCTGTCTGGATGCAACAGCGGTATCGATGGCTGTTCGCCCTCATCGGGCTCGCGATCGTGATCGGACAGGCGTGA